Proteins encoded in a region of the Terriglobales bacterium genome:
- a CDS encoding four helix bundle protein: RRSDAEFARFLLIATGSASELSYHLLLAKDLGLLEETDFLRLDTQLEEVRRMLTSLTRKVKSAVPSER, encoded by the coding sequence GCGCAGATCGGATGCGGAGTTCGCGCGCTTTCTGTTGATCGCCACGGGCTCGGCGAGCGAACTCAGTTATCACCTGCTCCTGGCCAAGGACTTGGGTTTGTTGGAAGAAACAGATTTCCTGCGTTTGGACACCCAACTCGAGGAGGTCCGCCGAATGCTGACTTCCTTGACGCGAAAGGTGAAATCGGCTGTTCCAAGCGAGCGGTAA